In uncultured Ilyobacter sp., a genomic segment contains:
- a CDS encoding tetratricopeptide repeat protein, giving the protein MKKALFSLIFIFTGIFSYSLEKSELMDEGIYQIQIGNYWRGKEYLEDYLTLEEDIEAYLYLIEADKKLGNLNRADSVALKVSKKYPEDTRPLYERVLIRKLMADDEKTGWKKNKYKKEYYEIFEEYLAKIEYVDSDKIFQLGSTYFRNNLYEKANAIFIKEKNHDERNIFGAATTYRFLGEYRKAALLYGKILQVNPEFYEAYLGRGISYQLLGDYGRAAKDFEICLEYKKNINLYIGLANMYINMERYNSAKETLEKAQKAYPGSQDIKRLLIEVYSKIER; this is encoded by the coding sequence ATGAAAAAGGCATTATTTAGTCTTATTTTTATATTTACAGGGATATTTTCCTATTCTCTGGAAAAATCAGAACTCATGGATGAGGGAATATATCAGATTCAGATAGGAAATTACTGGAGAGGAAAGGAGTATCTAGAAGATTACCTGACTCTAGAAGAGGATATAGAGGCCTATCTCTACCTTATAGAAGCAGATAAGAAACTAGGGAATTTAAATCGTGCAGACAGCGTAGCCTTAAAGGTTTCAAAAAAATACCCAGAAGACACAAGGCCTTTGTACGAGAGGGTATTGATAAGGAAACTCATGGCAGATGATGAAAAAACAGGATGGAAAAAAAACAAGTATAAAAAAGAGTATTACGAGATTTTTGAAGAATATCTGGCTAAAATAGAATATGTAGACAGTGACAAGATATTTCAATTAGGTAGCACGTATTTTAGAAATAACTTATATGAGAAGGCCAATGCTATCTTTATAAAGGAAAAGAACCACGACGAGAGAAATATTTTTGGCGCAGCTACAACTTATAGATTTTTGGGAGAATATAGGAAAGCGGCTTTATTATACGGAAAGATACTTCAGGTAAATCCTGAATTTTATGAGGCATACCTGGGGAGAGGAATATCTTATCAGCTATTAGGGGATTATGGGAGGGCTGCAAAGGATTTTGAAATATGTCTCGAATATAAGAAAAATATAAACCTCTATATAGGGCTGGCTAATATGTATATCAACATGGAGAGATACAATAGTGCAAAAGAAACCTTGGAAAAAGCACAAAAGGCCTATCCAGGTTCTCAGGACATAAAACGGCTTCTTATAGAGGTGTATTCAAAAATTGAGAGATAG
- the uvrB gene encoding excinuclease ABC subunit UvrB — protein sequence MFKLRSNYKPTGDQPEAIKKISENIENNVKDQVLLGVTGSGKTFTVANIIKETGRPAIIMAPNKTLAAQLYSEYKSFFPENAVEYFVSYYDYYQPEAYIPSTDTFIEKDSSVNDEIDKLRNAATAALINRRDVIIVASVSAIYGLGSPETYKKMTIPIDLKTGIDRKKFLEKLVALRYERNDIAFERGKFRIKGDVVDIYPSYMETGYRLEFWGDDLESISEINTLTGKKVRAGLERISIMPATHYVTEENEIDRIIEDIKTDLKDQIKKFESEGKLLEAQRIKQRTEYDLEMIREVGYCKGIENYSRYLSGKNPGESPHTLLEYFPKDFLIFIDESHIAVPQIRGMYKGDRSRKETLVANGFRLPSALDNRPLRFEEFREIANQTVFVSATPGDYEMEVSQGLVAEQLVRPTGILEPLIDVRPTANQVDDLLEEVRIRSEKKQRVLVTTLTKKMAEELTEYYIGFGVKAKYMHSDIDTLERIEIIRGLRRGEFDVLVGINLLREGLDIPEVSLVAVLEADKEGFLRSRRSLIQTMGRAARNIEGKVILYGDVMTGSMKEAIMETERRRKVQQEYNKTYNIDPKTVIREISEEVLNFDYGVDIDSYEREKVKRVFTSKKDIEKEIGKLKKEIKILSGELDFEKAIVKRDEMIKLQELLLEL from the coding sequence ATGTTTAAACTCCGTTCAAACTATAAACCTACAGGAGATCAGCCTGAAGCTATAAAAAAAATATCTGAAAATATAGAGAATAACGTAAAGGACCAGGTACTTTTAGGAGTCACTGGATCTGGAAAAACCTTTACTGTGGCAAATATAATAAAAGAAACAGGGAGGCCGGCAATTATAATGGCTCCTAATAAGACCCTTGCAGCTCAGCTTTATTCAGAATATAAATCTTTTTTTCCGGAAAATGCTGTGGAATACTTTGTCTCGTATTATGATTATTATCAGCCTGAGGCATATATTCCTTCCACAGATACCTTTATAGAAAAGGATTCATCTGTAAACGATGAGATAGATAAGCTCAGAAATGCCGCAACTGCAGCCCTCATAAACAGAAGAGATGTAATAATAGTGGCATCGGTATCTGCCATCTATGGTTTAGGATCTCCAGAGACCTATAAAAAAATGACCATTCCAATTGACTTAAAGACAGGGATAGACAGGAAAAAGTTTCTTGAAAAACTTGTGGCTCTAAGGTATGAAAGAAACGATATAGCCTTTGAACGGGGAAAGTTTCGGATAAAAGGGGATGTAGTAGACATATATCCTTCCTATATGGAAACAGGCTACAGACTTGAATTCTGGGGGGATGACCTCGAGAGTATATCTGAAATAAACACCCTTACTGGGAAAAAAGTAAGAGCCGGACTTGAAAGAATAAGCATAATGCCAGCTACACACTATGTCACAGAGGAAAATGAGATAGACAGGATAATCGAAGATATAAAAACAGACCTAAAGGATCAGATAAAGAAGTTTGAGAGTGAAGGAAAACTTCTCGAGGCTCAGAGAATAAAGCAAAGGACAGAATATGACCTAGAGATGATTAGAGAAGTTGGGTACTGCAAAGGGATAGAAAATTATTCTAGATATCTTTCTGGAAAAAATCCCGGAGAATCCCCTCATACACTTTTAGAGTATTTTCCAAAGGATTTTCTGATATTTATAGATGAGTCTCATATAGCTGTTCCTCAGATAAGGGGTATGTACAAGGGAGACCGATCTAGGAAAGAAACTTTAGTTGCCAACGGATTCAGACTACCCTCTGCTTTAGACAACAGGCCTTTAAGATTTGAGGAGTTTCGTGAAATAGCTAATCAGACTGTCTTTGTATCTGCAACTCCAGGAGACTATGAGATGGAGGTCAGCCAAGGGTTGGTGGCAGAGCAGCTGGTGAGACCGACAGGTATACTAGAGCCTCTTATAGATGTGAGGCCTACTGCCAATCAGGTAGACGATCTTTTGGAAGAGGTGAGAATAAGGTCAGAAAAAAAACAAAGAGTTCTGGTAACAACTCTTACAAAAAAAATGGCAGAAGAGCTCACAGAATACTACATAGGATTTGGAGTAAAGGCAAAATACATGCACTCGGATATAGACACCCTTGAGAGGATAGAGATTATAAGGGGGCTGAGACGTGGTGAGTTTGACGTCCTTGTGGGGATAAACCTTCTGAGAGAGGGGCTAGATATCCCAGAGGTTTCCCTTGTGGCGGTGCTAGAAGCAGATAAGGAAGGGTTTCTTAGAAGCAGAAGGTCCCTTATACAGACCATGGGAAGGGCTGCTAGAAATATAGAGGGGAAAGTCATACTCTATGGAGATGTCATGACTGGTTCTATGAAAGAAGCTATAATGGAAACTGAGAGAAGAAGAAAGGTACAGCAAGAATACAACAAAACATACAATATAGATCCTAAAACAGTTATAAGAGAGATATCTGAAGAGGTGTTAAACTTTGACTATGGAGTGGATATAGATAGCTATGAAAGAGAAAAAGTAAAAAGGGTATTCACTTCTAAAAAGGATATAGAAAAAGAGATTGGAAAATTAAAGAAAGAGATAAAAATCCTGTCAGGGGAACTAGACTTTGAAAAAGCCATCGTAAAAAGAGATGAGATGATCAAATTACAGGAACTTTTACTGGAACTATAA
- the xseA gene encoding exodeoxyribonuclease VII large subunit, giving the protein MEDRIYTVSQFNKMVKDYLEDNNNLKNFFLKGEISGVNYYKSGHLYFSLKDKKCQVKCTAFGYRYKKIPEDLKEGDSVKIFGDATLYEARGDFQIMVRHLEKENKMGALYEELEKVKRELSAGGYFDRDKKTPMPSLPQTLGVVTSGTGAAVRDIINTARLRYPNINIYVYPAKVQGLGAAQEVIRGIEVLNKIEEIDLIIAGRGGGSIEDLWTFNEKDVALAYFNSKKPIVSAVGHEIDILLTDFTADLRSSTPTHASEMVVPEKKKLQEGIENREKYLKSYLRKYIHRKKDEVSNRKNSFVIKNFQRLIQEKNMEVLDREREFIKIYERYLFKKRQELEMKAEKLNALNPENILKRGYTITRSKGKVVKNACEIKPGEILETIFHKGKTTSVVKEIDFDEKGII; this is encoded by the coding sequence ATGGAAGATAGGATATACACAGTTTCCCAGTTTAACAAGATGGTCAAAGATTACCTAGAAGATAATAATAATTTGAAAAACTTTTTTTTAAAGGGTGAAATTTCAGGAGTCAATTACTATAAAAGTGGTCACCTTTATTTTAGTCTGAAAGATAAGAAGTGTCAGGTGAAATGTACTGCCTTTGGTTATAGATATAAAAAAATACCTGAGGATCTAAAAGAGGGAGACAGTGTGAAAATATTTGGGGATGCCACTCTTTATGAGGCCAGAGGGGATTTTCAGATTATGGTTCGCCACCTAGAGAAAGAGAATAAAATGGGGGCTCTTTATGAAGAATTAGAAAAAGTTAAAAGAGAGCTTTCAGCAGGAGGTTATTTTGACCGGGATAAAAAAACACCTATGCCGTCGCTGCCTCAGACACTAGGTGTTGTAACTTCAGGAACTGGTGCAGCTGTGAGGGATATAATAAACACAGCAAGATTGAGATATCCCAATATAAATATATATGTCTATCCTGCAAAAGTACAGGGACTAGGTGCGGCACAAGAGGTCATAAGAGGGATAGAAGTCTTGAATAAGATAGAGGAGATCGATTTGATAATAGCCGGAAGAGGTGGAGGAAGTATAGAGGACCTCTGGACATTTAATGAAAAAGATGTGGCTCTTGCCTATTTTAATTCGAAAAAGCCCATTGTCTCTGCGGTGGGACATGAGATAGACATACTTCTCACAGATTTTACAGCTGACTTAAGATCTTCTACCCCTACCCATGCCTCAGAAATGGTAGTTCCTGAAAAGAAAAAACTGCAGGAGGGAATAGAAAACCGTGAAAAATATCTGAAAAGTTATTTGAGGAAGTATATTCACAGAAAAAAAGATGAGGTTAGCAACAGAAAGAACTCCTTTGTTATAAAAAACTTCCAGAGATTAATTCAGGAGAAAAATATGGAAGTTTTGGACAGAGAGCGGGAATTTATAAAAATCTATGAAAGATATCTCTTTAAAAAAAGGCAGGAGTTGGAGATGAAAGCTGAAAAATTAAATGCCCTAAATCCCGAGAATATATTAAAAAGAGGGTATACTATAACAAGGTCTAAGGGAAAAGTAGTGAAAAATGCCTGTGAGATAAAGCCAGGGGAGATTTTAGAGACTATTTTTCATAAGGGGAAAACAACTAGTGTGGTAAAGGAGATAGATTTTGATGAAAAAGGCATTATTTAG
- the radC gene encoding DNA repair protein RadC: MKDTSGHRKRLREKYIKGGYDSFLDYEKLELLLTYSIVRKDVKPVAKELLKRFKSLEGVMKAPFDELLKVDGLGEGSVIFLKLISETSKDIFKGSYSKQDVTTISGTRDLLAFLRNDIGFSPIEEFKVIFLDTANNLLCEETLFKGTIDRSGVYPRNIVEKVIKYGAKSVIFAHNHPSGNLNPSKADIDFTDKIKEVLNAIEIRVLDHMIITRDSYFSFLEKGLI, translated from the coding sequence ATGAAAGATACGAGTGGACACAGAAAAAGACTGAGAGAAAAATATATAAAAGGTGGATATGATTCCTTTTTGGACTATGAAAAACTTGAGCTGCTTTTGACATATAGCATAGTGAGAAAAGATGTAAAACCTGTGGCCAAGGAACTTCTAAAAAGATTTAAAAGTCTAGAAGGCGTTATGAAGGCTCCCTTTGATGAACTCCTTAAAGTAGATGGTTTAGGAGAGGGAAGTGTTATTTTTTTGAAACTAATCTCAGAAACATCTAAGGATATATTTAAAGGTTCCTATTCGAAACAGGATGTGACCACTATATCGGGGACTAGGGACCTTTTGGCTTTTTTAAGAAATGACATAGGCTTTTCACCTATAGAGGAGTTTAAAGTCATCTTTCTTGATACTGCCAACAACCTTCTTTGTGAGGAAACTCTATTTAAAGGGACTATCGATAGAAGTGGGGTATATCCTAGAAACATAGTTGAGAAAGTCATAAAGTACGGAGCTAAATCCGTAATATTTGCCCATAACCATCCCTCAGGGAATTTAAACCCCTCTAAGGCTGATATAGATTTTACTGACAAGATAAAAGAAGTATTGAATGCCATCGAGATAAGGGTGTTAGACCATATGATAATAACTAGAGACTCTTATTTTAGTTTTTTGGAAAAGGGACTCATTTAA
- a CDS encoding ankyrin repeat domain-containing protein: MMELLNYLKEENAELFKENLHVDLIDEKDENGYTFLHHAVTKGNYEIVDFLIYNGVDVNVRDKRGNTPVHLAAELNEKDIFQLLLEYGGDLRIKNNNQRTPEQLARMNKSSDVLKTLENYSEDYGYCEKMHAPKKWDE, translated from the coding sequence ATGATGGAACTTTTAAACTATTTAAAAGAGGAAAATGCGGAACTTTTTAAAGAAAATCTTCATGTGGATCTTATTGATGAAAAAGATGAGAATGGATATACATTTCTTCATCATGCTGTGACAAAAGGAAATTATGAGATCGTCGATTTTCTAATTTACAATGGCGTAGATGTAAATGTCAGAGATAAAAGGGGAAATACTCCTGTTCATTTAGCTGCAGAGCTAAATGAAAAAGATATTTTTCAACTTTTACTTGAGTACGGAGGAGACCTAAGGATAAAAAATAATAATCAAAGGACTCCGGAACAGTTGGCAAGGATGAACAAATCATCAGACGTCCTTAAGACACTAGAGAATTACAGTGAAGACTATGGATATTGTGAAAAAATGCATGCCCCTAAAAAATGGGATGAGTAA
- the dprA gene encoding DNA-processing protein DprA, with translation MEWYRLRVAGVKDYIIRKFMKNFDNYEDILRLDGSQLERYYGLNSEDVKLIMNSYNMDSELEKELEILEKNKIRIMSLHDSNYPIFLKNIASPPVFLYIKGNGEFSDKSIGVVGTRKMTAYGQTACERITMDLVDAGVTTVSGLALGIDGVCHRKTMEKNGNSIAVVGNGLDIVYPQENRKIWERMEREGTIISEFPLGTRPIHYNFPLRNRIIAGLSKGVVIVESMSKGGSLITAGLALEEGRDVFAVPGDVFSPSSEGCNDLIKKSEAKLIVSGEDILKEYGWDRENENISKKICENLNEKEEIVFNVLKKEMNLDELIMSTGIRAGELLALLMELELKGLICGAPGGKYRRKVV, from the coding sequence ATGGAATGGTATAGACTCAGGGTGGCAGGAGTGAAGGATTATATTATAAGAAAATTCATGAAAAATTTTGACAACTATGAAGATATACTGAGATTAGACGGATCGCAATTGGAAAGATACTACGGCCTAAATTCAGAAGATGTAAAACTCATCATGAACTCTTATAATATGGATTCTGAGCTAGAAAAAGAGCTGGAAATTCTAGAAAAGAATAAAATAAGAATTATGAGCCTACATGACAGCAATTATCCTATTTTTCTAAAAAATATAGCATCGCCTCCTGTGTTTCTCTATATTAAAGGGAATGGAGAGTTTAGTGATAAGAGTATAGGGGTTGTGGGAACTAGAAAAATGACTGCCTATGGACAGACGGCCTGTGAGCGGATAACAATGGACCTTGTAGATGCAGGTGTGACCACTGTAAGTGGACTGGCTTTAGGAATAGACGGTGTCTGTCACAGAAAAACCATGGAAAAAAACGGGAACAGCATAGCAGTAGTTGGAAACGGACTGGATATAGTATACCCTCAGGAAAACAGAAAAATATGGGAAAGAATGGAAAGAGAGGGTACTATTATAAGTGAATTTCCACTTGGAACAAGGCCCATTCATTATAATTTTCCATTGAGAAACAGAATAATAGCTGGTCTTAGCAAGGGAGTGGTCATAGTAGAGAGCATGTCTAAAGGGGGCAGCCTTATTACGGCTGGACTTGCCCTAGAAGAGGGAAGGGATGTATTTGCAGTTCCTGGGGATGTTTTTTCACCTTCATCAGAAGGATGCAATGACCTTATAAAAAAAAGTGAAGCTAAACTAATTGTATCAGGAGAGGATATACTAAAAGAATACGGATGGGACAGGGAAAATGAGAATATTTCTAAAAAGATATGTGAAAATCTAAATGAAAAAGAAGAAATTGTTTTTAATGTTTTAAAAAAGGAAATGAACCTTGATGAACTTATAATGTCTACAGGTATAAGGGCTGGAGAGTTGTTAGCACTTCTTATGGAGCTTGAATTAAAGGGCCTTATATGCGGAGCTCCAGGGGGTAAATATAGGCGAAAAGTCGTCTAA
- a CDS encoding NAD(P)H-hydrate dehydratase, which translates to MKILSVQEMRDLDNLYIDKFGIPQEVLMENASLGAFEIMRKKKLHLAEKILLFCGSGNNGGDGIALARKIFSFNDSIKVYFLKDPNKFKDASLTNFKVADNLGIQWETLTDDCMDRVKKEISEADVIVDAIFGTGLDRDITGTPGEIIDTINLSKAKIISLDIPSGLNGNNGCVMGRCIEAYYTISFGTLKYGHLIGKGRKYCGKLFNCNISFPASFTKDLKTSINIPDPLFPRDATGHKGSFGKALFVSGSRDYLGAPLLNSYSFLHSGGGYATLFSTEEVIKSVSNFARELVFNRGDASDTGSLSLANFENIMEASKKNDVLAIGSGISLDPQTLDLARKIVENCKTPIIIDGDGITAISENLEILKKREFPTILTPHIGEFSRLTGFSIEKIQKDRINILRETAKDLKSYIVLKDATTIIASPEGELLFSTAGNSGMGVAGSGDLLVGIIAVNLCNLPPLDACSIGVFIHGYTGDLTCETYGEEGVLPTRMLENISLAIKNLRKNHFKVCKKYIPIEI; encoded by the coding sequence ATGAAAATATTAAGTGTTCAAGAGATGAGAGATCTTGATAATTTATATATAGATAAATTTGGAATCCCTCAAGAGGTGCTTATGGAAAATGCCTCTCTTGGAGCCTTTGAAATCATGAGAAAAAAGAAATTGCATCTAGCTGAAAAAATACTCTTATTTTGTGGAAGTGGAAACAACGGAGGAGATGGTATAGCTCTGGCTAGAAAAATTTTCTCCTTTAATGACAGCATAAAGGTTTATTTTCTCAAGGACCCAAATAAGTTTAAAGATGCCTCTCTTACTAACTTTAAGGTGGCAGATAATTTAGGAATACAGTGGGAAACTTTGACAGACGACTGCATGGACAGAGTAAAAAAAGAGATTTCAGAAGCAGATGTCATTGTCGATGCCATTTTTGGGACAGGACTAGACAGAGATATCACCGGAACCCCAGGTGAGATCATTGATACCATCAATTTATCAAAGGCAAAGATTATATCTCTTGATATTCCCTCAGGACTAAACGGAAACAACGGTTGTGTCATGGGCAGGTGTATAGAGGCTTATTACACTATATCTTTCGGAACTTTAAAATACGGACACTTGATAGGTAAGGGAAGGAAGTACTGCGGAAAATTATTTAACTGCAACATCTCCTTTCCTGCTAGTTTTACGAAAGACCTTAAAACCTCTATTAATATCCCGGATCCCCTTTTTCCAAGGGATGCTACAGGGCACAAGGGAAGTTTTGGTAAGGCTCTCTTTGTCTCTGGTTCTAGAGACTATCTTGGGGCACCTCTCTTAAACTCATACTCTTTTCTACACTCTGGCGGAGGTTACGCTACCCTCTTTTCCACAGAAGAAGTTATAAAATCAGTTTCTAATTTTGCAAGGGAACTTGTGTTTAACAGGGGTGATGCTTCTGACACAGGAAGCCTATCCCTGGCAAATTTTGAAAATATAATGGAGGCCTCTAAAAAAAACGATGTGCTGGCCATAGGCTCTGGTATATCTCTCGATCCTCAAACTCTAGACCTTGCCAGAAAAATAGTAGAAAACTGCAAAACTCCGATAATCATTGACGGAGATGGCATTACAGCTATTTCTGAAAATTTGGAAATTTTAAAAAAACGTGAATTCCCAACTATACTGACTCCTCATATAGGGGAGTTTTCGAGGCTTACCGGATTTTCAATTGAAAAAATACAAAAAGACAGGATAAATATTTTAAGAGAAACGGCTAAGGATTTAAAAAGTTATATTGTTTTAAAAGATGCAACTACCATAATAGCATCTCCTGAGGGAGAACTTTTATTTAGTACTGCTGGGAACAGCGGTATGGGGGTGGCAGGAAGTGGTGACCTTTTAGTGGGAATAATCGCCGTTAATCTTTGTAATCTCCCACCTTTAGACGCTTGTTCTATAGGGGTGTTTATCCACGGCTATACAGGTGACCTTACTTGTGAAACATACGGTGAAGAAGGTGTTCTTCCAACTAGAATGTTAGAAAATATTTCGCTGGCAATTAAAAATCTTAGAAAAAATCATTTTAAAGTCTGTAAAAAATATATTCCCATAGAAATTTAA
- a CDS encoding methyltransferase, producing the protein MIQSDEDITILGEVGRDIIQKKKGFRFSVDAVILADFFQGKKAGKVLEIGTGTGIISILLSDRKEIEKITALEVQPEMAELAEKNVKRNSLEGCIEVVLGDVKNMKAGNVYDYIISNPPYMPLDGKKINLHDNKALSRHEINLTLEELVKNAKRLLKPRGQFFMVHRTYRFSEISGVLEKEGFSLKRVRFVYYDHKSSSNLVLIEASKGRKEILEVEKPLYLNS; encoded by the coding sequence ATGATTCAATCAGACGAGGATATAACCATTCTAGGTGAAGTGGGAAGGGATATAATCCAAAAGAAAAAGGGATTTAGATTTTCTGTGGATGCTGTTATATTAGCTGATTTTTTTCAGGGGAAGAAGGCCGGTAAAGTACTGGAAATAGGTACAGGCACAGGTATAATTTCTATATTGCTTTCAGACAGGAAAGAGATAGAAAAGATAACTGCCCTTGAGGTACAGCCTGAAATGGCAGAGCTGGCTGAAAAAAATGTGAAGAGAAACTCTCTTGAGGGGTGTATAGAGGTAGTTTTAGGTGATGTAAAAAATATGAAGGCTGGGAATGTTTACGATTATATAATAAGTAACCCCCCCTATATGCCTTTGGATGGAAAGAAGATAAATTTACATGACAACAAGGCCTTGTCCCGACATGAAATAAATCTCACACTAGAAGAGCTGGTGAAAAATGCCAAAAGACTCTTGAAGCCAAGAGGTCAGTTTTTCATGGTCCACAGAACCTATAGATTTTCTGAAATATCAGGGGTTCTTGAAAAAGAGGGTTTTTCTTTAAAAAGAGTAAGGTTTGTGTATTATGACCATAAGAGCAGTTCTAACCTTGTGCTGATAGAGGCATCAAAGGGGAGAAAAGAAATATTAGAAGTAGAAAAACCATTATATTTGAACAGCTAG
- a CDS encoding stage 0 sporulation family protein — translation MKKDIDVKNKKIKTDETKPSGGKEEQEKKTYKVLGVIFEVTKKRYYFEVTDETIYKKGDKVIVDTARGRELGVVYAETRELPEKELVLPLKPVIKKASEDEMERYNNLREESEAAYLVCKVKISEHKLPMKIVASEFTFDKSKLIFYFTAEGRIDFRELVKDLATIFKLRIELRQIGVRDEARILGSIGICGKELCCRTFINKFDSVSIKMARDQGLVINPSKISGACGRLLCCIKYEHSQYADALKSFPAVNQTVGTEDGDGRVVGVNPLNGYLYVDIPTKGMMRKDLVDIKFNKREARKLQNKTSDEERKLKGLEKE, via the coding sequence ATGAAAAAGGATATAGATGTCAAAAATAAAAAAATAAAGACAGATGAGACAAAACCCTCAGGAGGGAAGGAAGAACAAGAAAAAAAAACCTATAAAGTCTTGGGAGTTATATTTGAAGTAACCAAAAAAAGATATTATTTTGAGGTTACAGACGAGACAATATATAAAAAAGGTGACAAAGTCATCGTAGATACTGCAAGAGGGAGAGAACTAGGGGTTGTCTATGCTGAGACGAGGGAGCTTCCTGAAAAAGAATTGGTACTTCCACTCAAGCCTGTAATTAAGAAAGCCTCAGAAGATGAGATGGAAAGATATAATAATTTGAGAGAGGAATCAGAGGCGGCCTATCTGGTTTGTAAGGTGAAAATATCAGAGCATAAATTGCCTATGAAAATAGTCGCTTCAGAGTTTACCTTTGACAAGTCAAAGCTCATATTTTATTTCACAGCAGAGGGAAGAATAGATTTCAGAGAACTGGTAAAGGATCTTGCAACTATATTTAAACTTCGTATAGAGCTAAGACAGATAGGAGTCAGAGATGAGGCCAGAATTCTAGGAAGTATCGGTATCTGCGGAAAGGAACTTTGCTGTAGAACATTTATAAATAAATTTGATTCGGTATCCATAAAAATGGCAAGAGATCAGGGGCTTGTAATAAACCCTTCGAAAATATCAGGGGCCTGCGGAAGGCTGCTCTGCTGCATAAAATATGAGCATAGCCAGTATGCAGATGCTCTAAAAAGTTTCCCTGCAGTAAACCAAACAGTGGGAACTGAAGATGGAGACGGTAGAGTAGTGGGAGTAAATCCATTAAACGGTTATCTATATGTGGATATACCTACTAAGGGTATGATGAGAAAAGACCTGGTGGATATCAAGTTTAACAAAAGAGAGGCTAGAAAACTTCAGAACAAAACTAGCGATGAGGAACGTAAACTGAAAGGGTTAGAGAAGGAATAA
- a CDS encoding NUDIX domain-containing protein, with protein sequence MIWEKSCGGIIVFSEEDKDKFLVIKQLSGYYGFPKGHIEDNETEEETALREVYEEVGIKAEIIEGFRETLDYRVNKNIMKEAVFFLMKSDKKNVTLDKNEVLEYAWLDYKEAWKKITFEEEREAFLRAYEYLKEVKNGR encoded by the coding sequence ATGATATGGGAAAAATCCTGTGGAGGAATAATAGTATTTTCAGAAGAGGACAAAGATAAATTTTTGGTAATAAAACAACTGAGTGGTTATTACGGATTTCCAAAGGGACATATAGAGGATAATGAGACAGAGGAAGAAACTGCTCTCAGAGAGGTATACGAAGAGGTAGGTATAAAAGCCGAGATAATAGAGGGGTTTAGAGAGACTCTAGATTATCGGGTAAATAAGAATATAATGAAGGAAGCTGTTTTTTTTCTCATGAAAAGCGATAAAAAAAATGTCACCCTGGATAAAAATGAAGTGTTGGAATATGCTTGGCTAGATTACAAGGAAGCATGGAAAAAGATAACCTTTGAAGAGGAAAGAGAGGCTTTTTTAAGAGCCTATGAATATCTGAAAGAGGTGAAAAATGGAAGATAG